In Allorhodopirellula heiligendammensis, the following are encoded in one genomic region:
- a CDS encoding S46 family peptidase, whose amino-acid sequence MFCRLFASLSLAITVITASLLSSSTARLHADEGMYLFNDLPRELLKERYDFDPSQKWADDLRLASVRFNSGGSGSFVSSNGLVLTNHHVASDTLQKVSTKERNLIRDGFLANSFDEEIKAPDLELNVLIEIVDVTQRIDEAVTNKTDAEAAAKQRQAAFNAIESESFDKTGLRSDVVTLFGGAQYHLYRYKKYTDVRLVWAPETAAAFFGGDADNFEYPRYNLDATLMRVYENDKPAVIDHFLEWSSKPVAENDLVFVSGHPGRTQRIFTVEALEYLRDHRLPFVLDYLRRKEILLQQYRLESEEAARRGRDELFGIQNARKAYTGMLAGLQDPQTIADRRRVQDRLIAAAGANPDLNPLTQAWQEIAEIQQEKAAQLSRSVSLRSDVFQYALSILLLAQEDQKPNADRLAEYTDASRDSLLTRLTSEAPLYDDLQRIELADEIALLLERRGMSDPLVVEVLAGRSPQQVAAEIIDGTSVDEFAKRRELIEGEPDLIFGSDDPAMRLARLMEPEYRRLRLIDDGLSEREKQAYAKIARVTTEIEGTTGYPDATFTLRLAFGTVKGYPENGSFVKPTTDFAGAFEHAAEHQGQEDFELPESWMRAKQEGKIDLSTQLNFVCTADIIGGNSGSPVVDRGGALVGLIFDGNIQSLTSDYLYTDQQARAVSVSGVGIRQALEAIYNAKDLADQLGK is encoded by the coding sequence ATGTTTTGCCGCCTGTTCGCTTCCCTGTCATTGGCGATTACCGTGATCACCGCCTCCCTGCTCTCGTCGTCCACCGCCCGACTCCACGCCGACGAGGGCATGTATTTGTTCAATGACTTGCCTCGCGAGTTGCTGAAGGAACGTTACGACTTTGATCCATCACAAAAATGGGCCGACGACCTGCGTCTAGCCTCGGTCCGATTCAACTCCGGGGGCTCGGGATCGTTCGTGTCGTCCAATGGCTTGGTGCTGACGAATCACCACGTGGCCAGCGACACGCTGCAGAAAGTCAGCACGAAAGAACGCAACTTGATTCGGGATGGGTTTCTCGCCAATTCGTTCGACGAGGAGATCAAAGCGCCCGACCTGGAGTTGAACGTGCTGATTGAAATTGTCGATGTCACGCAGCGCATCGACGAGGCGGTGACGAACAAGACCGATGCGGAGGCAGCGGCGAAGCAACGTCAAGCAGCGTTCAACGCGATCGAAAGTGAATCCTTCGACAAGACGGGGCTTCGCAGTGATGTGGTGACGCTCTTTGGGGGTGCCCAATATCACCTCTATCGCTACAAGAAGTACACCGACGTGCGTTTGGTCTGGGCACCCGAAACCGCGGCGGCATTCTTTGGTGGCGACGCGGATAATTTTGAATATCCGCGATACAACTTGGACGCGACATTAATGCGAGTCTACGAGAACGACAAGCCGGCCGTGATCGATCACTTCTTGGAGTGGAGTTCGAAGCCTGTCGCTGAAAATGATCTCGTGTTTGTAAGTGGACATCCTGGTCGGACACAGCGAATCTTCACCGTCGAAGCTTTGGAATATTTGCGTGATCATCGTTTGCCGTTTGTGCTGGACTATCTACGGCGGAAAGAAATTCTGTTGCAGCAGTACCGGCTCGAGAGCGAGGAGGCGGCGCGGCGCGGTCGTGATGAGTTGTTTGGCATCCAGAATGCGCGAAAGGCCTACACGGGGATGCTCGCGGGCCTACAAGACCCGCAAACGATCGCAGATCGTCGGCGTGTACAGGATCGTTTGATTGCCGCCGCGGGGGCAAACCCTGACCTCAATCCGCTGACACAGGCTTGGCAAGAGATTGCTGAGATCCAGCAAGAAAAAGCAGCACAGCTATCGCGATCGGTGTCCCTCCGCAGCGACGTTTTCCAGTACGCTCTCTCGATCTTGCTGCTCGCCCAAGAGGATCAAAAGCCGAACGCGGACCGGCTGGCAGAGTATACCGATGCGAGTCGCGACTCGTTGTTGACTCGGTTGACCAGCGAGGCGCCACTTTACGACGATTTGCAGCGGATCGAGTTGGCCGACGAGATTGCCTTGCTCTTAGAGCGACGCGGGATGAGTGATCCACTGGTCGTCGAGGTTTTGGCTGGGCGTTCGCCTCAACAGGTAGCCGCCGAGATTATTGATGGTACGAGCGTGGACGAGTTTGCTAAACGCCGCGAGTTGATTGAAGGTGAGCCTGACTTGATATTCGGAAGTGATGATCCGGCCATGCGATTGGCGCGGCTGATGGAACCGGAATATCGACGACTGCGTTTGATCGATGATGGGCTTAGCGAGCGTGAAAAGCAGGCCTATGCCAAAATCGCCCGCGTGACTACCGAAATCGAAGGCACCACGGGGTATCCAGATGCAACGTTCACGTTGCGACTGGCTTTCGGTACCGTCAAGGGTTATCCCGAAAACGGATCTTTCGTAAAGCCAACGACCGACTTTGCCGGGGCATTCGAGCACGCCGCCGAACACCAGGGCCAAGAAGACTTTGAATTGCCCGAGTCGTGGATGAGAGCGAAGCAAGAGGGCAAAATCGATTTATCGACCCAGCTCAACTTTGTCTGCACAGCAGACATTATTGGCGGTAATAGCGGCTCTCCCGTTGTCGACCGGGGCGGAGCCCTGGTTGGGCTGATCTTCGACGGCAACATCCAAAGTCTCACCAGCGATTACCTATATACCGATCAGCAGGCCCGCGCCGTGAGTGTTTCTGGTGTCGGAATTCGTCAAGCGCTAGAAGCGATCTACAACGCCAAGGATCTGGCGGATCAATTGGGGAAATAA
- the dnaE gene encoding DNA polymerase III subunit alpha → MNAIIPAAASDLAADGTIKPPRPFVHLHCHSHYSLLDGAGDIGKLVSRAVDHGMNSLALTDHGNLHGALEFYRKAKDAGINPIIGYEAYIAPGSRFDKGGASSSKAASYHLTLLAQNRTGFKNLIKLASAASLEGFYFKPRIDKEILEKHSEGIICLSGCVSSEFSRAILKGVATEEHEREAKKIAGWFHNVFDDRYFIEIMNNEVDIQRQQLEGAVTIANQMGLPLVATSDCHYVDPDDAEAQDIMLCINTGRFRTDQTRMKMENDQFFLRSPEQMYEKFPGLDDAVARSQQIADTVDIEIEFNKYFFPGFECPDEKTPLQYLRDLCEQGLMERYEGDDERIIDGKLSDEVMARLDRELDVIEKLGYPTYFLIVWDFVNHARSVGISATARGSGVGAIVCYALYMSHVCPLRYDLLFERFLDESRTEPPDIDIDFEKERRIEVIDYVKQRYGHEMVCQIGTFGTLAAKAAIKDTGRALGIPLSRVNQITEMVPDELKITIKKALDKSADLKMAYDGDPEIRELLNLAMKIEGLARNVGTHAAAVVIADKPLTEYVPLGRVPGKQDVITQWAMADVEASGLLKMDFLGLRNLTILSRTVKLVEQTTGQKIDPLKFPLDDKPSYALLQRGETKGVFQLESGGIRDLLQRMKPDTFNDIIATAALYRPGPLEGGMVDDYVNIKHGRQQPEYKHPVLKEILEETNSIMVYQEQVMRILNRLGDVPLAKAYTCIKAISKKKQALIDANHDVFIAGSVKNGLAEKDAEDIWNLIVKFAGYGFNKSHSTAYALVAYQTAYLKAHYPTEFMAALLSSDISGRNFKRKDALVEHMEDCDRMEIEVIPPDVNTSAADFSVTENKIPFALSAIKACGGSTAVSIEAERAKNGPFRDIFDFCERVDPHDCNRSAIETLIKAGAMDSFGAKRSQLAAVVERALQAGAAVQADKKHGQASLFGAFDEEEESTDSGGSAGVPMPDIEEWPDREKLLAEKEVLGFYLHSHPLAEFEPKLATFRTHTTESLAQCSDRDEVILGGMLSSIKLAHTKNPKPGQPSKYANFDLEDMQGNVRCILWPRGFAVCGERVQPDAVVLLKGKVDRRGGGDEVNLIVDEITPLEELDNKFTHGMRIRLDEADHDETTVSKVREIVRGYPGSKELHLSMALQEGETVHFRADKFKVDISPQLRERLDDLLGNGHYKLLMSKPQR, encoded by the coding sequence ATGAACGCCATTATTCCTGCTGCTGCATCCGATTTGGCCGCCGACGGGACGATCAAGCCGCCCCGTCCATTTGTCCACCTGCACTGCCACAGCCACTACAGCCTGCTCGACGGGGCCGGCGACATCGGCAAACTGGTCTCCCGCGCGGTCGATCATGGCATGAACTCGCTAGCACTGACCGATCACGGGAACCTACACGGAGCCCTCGAGTTCTACCGCAAGGCCAAGGACGCTGGCATCAATCCGATCATCGGCTATGAAGCCTACATCGCCCCGGGCAGCCGGTTCGACAAGGGCGGCGCCAGCAGCAGCAAGGCGGCGAGTTATCACCTGACCCTACTCGCCCAAAACCGCACCGGATTTAAGAATCTCATCAAACTGGCCTCGGCCGCGTCGCTGGAAGGTTTCTACTTCAAACCACGGATCGACAAAGAGATTCTCGAAAAGCACAGTGAGGGCATCATCTGCTTGTCAGGCTGCGTCAGCAGCGAGTTCAGCCGCGCGATTCTCAAAGGCGTCGCCACGGAAGAGCACGAGCGGGAAGCTAAAAAGATCGCAGGCTGGTTCCACAACGTTTTCGATGATCGTTACTTCATCGAGATCATGAACAACGAAGTCGATATCCAGCGCCAACAACTCGAAGGCGCCGTCACGATCGCCAATCAAATGGGGCTTCCACTTGTTGCGACCAGCGATTGTCACTACGTCGATCCCGATGACGCCGAAGCACAAGACATCATGCTGTGCATCAACACCGGTCGGTTCCGTACCGACCAAACGCGCATGAAAATGGAGAACGATCAGTTCTTCCTGCGCAGCCCCGAGCAGATGTACGAGAAATTCCCTGGGCTCGATGATGCGGTCGCCCGCAGTCAGCAGATCGCCGACACGGTCGACATCGAGATCGAGTTCAACAAGTACTTCTTCCCCGGCTTCGAATGCCCCGACGAAAAGACACCGCTGCAGTACCTCCGTGACTTGTGCGAACAGGGTTTGATGGAGCGATATGAAGGCGACGACGAGCGGATCATCGATGGCAAGCTATCCGACGAGGTAATGGCGCGGCTGGACCGCGAACTCGACGTGATCGAAAAACTCGGTTACCCGACCTACTTCTTGATCGTGTGGGACTTCGTCAATCACGCTCGCAGCGTTGGTATCTCGGCGACGGCTCGGGGCAGCGGCGTGGGCGCGATCGTGTGCTACGCCCTGTACATGTCGCACGTTTGTCCGCTGCGGTATGACTTGCTATTCGAACGGTTTCTCGACGAGAGCCGCACCGAGCCGCCGGATATCGATATCGACTTTGAAAAAGAACGTCGTATCGAGGTCATCGACTACGTCAAACAACGATACGGGCACGAGATGGTGTGCCAGATCGGGACGTTCGGAACGCTGGCCGCCAAGGCGGCGATCAAGGACACCGGTCGCGCCCTTGGGATCCCACTCTCACGCGTCAATCAGATCACCGAGATGGTGCCTGATGAGCTGAAGATCACGATTAAGAAAGCGCTTGACAAGAGTGCGGACTTGAAGATGGCCTATGACGGCGACCCGGAGATCCGCGAGCTGCTCAATCTGGCGATGAAAATCGAAGGTTTGGCGCGAAATGTCGGCACGCACGCTGCCGCCGTCGTGATCGCCGACAAACCGCTGACCGAATACGTGCCACTCGGTCGTGTTCCCGGAAAACAGGACGTGATCACGCAGTGGGCGATGGCCGACGTAGAAGCGTCCGGCCTGCTCAAAATGGACTTTCTGGGTCTAAGAAACCTGACCATCCTAAGCCGAACGGTCAAGCTCGTCGAGCAGACCACGGGGCAGAAGATCGATCCTTTAAAGTTCCCGCTCGACGACAAACCCAGCTACGCGTTGCTGCAACGGGGTGAGACCAAGGGCGTCTTCCAGCTTGAGTCGGGCGGCATCCGCGATCTTTTGCAGCGGATGAAGCCGGACACATTCAACGACATCATCGCGACCGCGGCACTCTATCGTCCGGGGCCGCTCGAAGGCGGGATGGTTGACGATTACGTCAACATCAAACACGGTCGACAACAACCTGAATACAAGCACCCCGTGCTCAAGGAGATCCTGGAAGAGACCAACTCGATCATGGTCTACCAAGAACAGGTGATGCGGATTCTCAATCGCCTCGGTGACGTGCCGCTGGCCAAAGCCTACACGTGCATTAAAGCGATTTCGAAAAAGAAACAGGCATTGATCGATGCCAACCACGACGTCTTCATCGCCGGCAGTGTCAAGAACGGCTTGGCTGAGAAGGACGCCGAAGACATTTGGAATCTCATCGTCAAATTCGCGGGCTACGGCTTTAATAAGAGTCACAGTACCGCATATGCGCTCGTCGCCTATCAAACCGCGTACCTGAAAGCTCACTATCCCACCGAGTTCATGGCCGCGTTGTTGTCGAGTGATATCTCAGGGCGGAATTTCAAACGCAAGGATGCACTCGTCGAGCACATGGAGGACTGCGATCGGATGGAGATCGAAGTCATCCCGCCGGACGTGAATACCTCCGCTGCTGACTTCAGCGTGACCGAAAACAAAATCCCCTTCGCGCTCTCGGCGATCAAAGCCTGTGGTGGATCGACAGCGGTTTCGATCGAAGCCGAACGGGCTAAGAACGGACCGTTTCGCGATATCTTTGATTTCTGTGAGCGAGTCGATCCCCACGACTGTAACCGCAGCGCAATCGAAACACTGATCAAAGCCGGTGCGATGGACAGCTTTGGCGCCAAACGCAGCCAGCTCGCAGCTGTGGTCGAACGGGCGCTGCAAGCGGGTGCGGCCGTGCAAGCGGACAAGAAACACGGACAAGCGAGTTTGTTTGGTGCGTTTGATGAGGAAGAAGAATCAACCGACAGCGGAGGGTCGGCCGGTGTGCCGATGCCCGACATCGAAGAATGGCCGGACCGGGAAAAACTGCTCGCTGAAAAAGAGGTGCTGGGCTTCTATTTGCACAGTCACCCGCTAGCGGAGTTTGAACCCAAACTCGCGACATTCCGCACGCATACCACCGAATCGCTCGCCCAGTGCAGTGATCGCGACGAGGTGATCCTGGGCGGCATGCTCAGCTCGATCAAGCTCGCTCATACCAAGAACCCCAAACCGGGCCAACCCAGCAAGTACGCCAACTTCGATCTCGAAGACATGCAGGGAAATGTCCGCTGTATCCTCTGGCCACGAGGCTTTGCCGTCTGCGGCGAGCGCGTCCAGCCCGATGCGGTCGTGCTGCTTAAAGGGAAAGTCGACCGGCGTGGTGGCGGTGACGAAGTCAACTTGATTGTCGACGAGATCACACCGCTGGAGGAACTCGACAACAAGTTCACCCACGGCATGCGAATCCGGCTCGACGAAGCGGATCACGACGAGACAACCGTCTCGAAAGTCCGCGAGATCGTGCGCGGCTATCCAGGTTCGAAAGAGCTGCATCTTTCGATGGCCTTGCAAGAAGGCGAGACAGTGCATTTCCGCGCCGACAAATTCAAGGTCGACATCTCACCCCAGCTCCGCGAACGACTCGACGACCTCCTCGGCAACGGACACTACAAACTTCTGATGAGCAAACCGCAGCGATAG